The following are encoded together in the Lactuca sativa cultivar Salinas chromosome 1, Lsat_Salinas_v11, whole genome shotgun sequence genome:
- the LOC111901544 gene encoding probable serine/threonine-protein kinase PBL22 yields MSTKHRLVLYIGKDKLLLVRCPCCWKFQYEPPQVPVYVCGGCNAILIVKKDKCERVDPDHDTEILVAHTDFAQKAKIYGNNVFPHDTESSNHSLLQYPKVNTKLQLVRCPSCWKALLEPPEVLVYKCGVCNAILLAKKHKNDTEILEYAEVAQRADMYTHSIPPLDPESSDRTHRTLLTHPKIKQINDLKIPLHTIKDCTQDFNERNFIGKGGYGRVYKGILFWADHVNQVVAVKRLDVTGFQGNKEFHTELTLLSQYQHENIITLVGFCDDNKEMILVYEYASNGSLDTYLLDTSILVRPSWPQLLKICIDVASALDYLHNHVAEKHTIIHRDIKSSNILLDKNWNAKLADFGLSRIGLANQQNTFVITNIAGTHGYCDPQYEKTGFLTKESDVYSFGVVLFEVLCGRLACDFSYNDERRFLHHLARASYKSRDIDKITDPKIRKDIKPSTLLKFSAIAYQCLEKTREKRPAIAEVAFQLKEAMQIQIVTS; encoded by the exons ATGAGCACTAAACACCGGTTAGTTCTTTATATTGGAAAAGATAAACTTCTGTTAGTTCGATGCCCATGTTGCTGGAAATTTCAGTATGAGCCACCACAAGTTCCGGTCTATGTATGTGGAGGCTGTAATGCAATTCTTATAG TGAAGAAGGATAAATGCGAGAGAGTTGATCCAGATCATGATACAGAG ATATTGGTAGCACACACAGATTTTGCTCAAAAGGCAAAAATTTATGGTAATAATGTATTTCCACATGACACCGAAAGTTCAAATCACTCGCTACTACAATATCCAAAGGTGAACACTAAACTCCAGTTAGTTCGATGCCCAAGTTGCTGGAAAGCTCTGTTGGAGCCTCCAGAAGTTCTAGTCTACAAATGTGGAGTTTGTAATGCAATTCTTTTAG CGAAGAAGCATAAAAATGATACAGAG ATATTAGAATATGCGGAGGTTGCTCAGAGGGCAGATATGTATACTCATAGTATACCTCCACTTGACCCCGAAAGTTCAGATCGAACTCATCGAACACTGCTAACACATCCAAAG ATTAAGCAAATAAATGATCTCAAAATCCCTCTTCACACCATAAAAGATTGTACCCAAGACTTTAACGAAAGAAACTTCATCGGGAAGGGTGGATATGGAAGGGTCTACAAGGGAATCCTCTTCTGGGCTGATCATGTAAACCAAGTAGTTGCTGTAAAACGGTTAGATGTCACTGGGTTTCAAGGTAACAAGGAGTTCCACACTGAGCTCACACTTCTCTCACAATATCAACACGAAAACATTATAACCCTTGTAGGGTTTTGTGATGATAACAAGGAGATGATCCTTGTCTATGAATATGCGAGCAATGGAAGCCTTGATACATATTTACTTGACACTTCTATATTGGTTCGACCTTCATGGCCACAACTTCTAAAAATATGCATTGATGTTGCTTCTGCATTGGACTATCTTCATAATCACGTGGCAGAAAAACACACAATAATACACCGTGATATAAAAAGTTCAAATATTTTGTTGGATAAGAATTGGAATGCAAAACTTGCTGATTTTGGGCTGTCAAGAATAGGTCTAGCAAATCAACAGAacacgtttgtcatcactaacaTTGCTGGCACACATGGTTATTGTGACCCACAATACGAAAAAACAGGTTTTCTAACAAAAGAATCAGATGTTTATTCGTTTGGTGTGGTTTTATTTGAAGTATTATGTGGAAGGCTCGCGTGTGATTTCAGTTACAATGACGAACGGCGATTCCTCCATCATTTGGCTCGAGCTAGCTACAAAAGTAGAGACATAGACAAAATTACTGATCCCAAAATAAGGAAAGATATCAAACCAAGTACACTGCTCAAGTTTTCAGCAATTGCGTATCAATGCTTGGAAAAAACTCGGGAAAAACGACCGGCGATTGCTGAGGTGGCATTCCAACTTAAGGAGGCCATGCAAATTCAA ATTGTAACTAGTTAG